One Nocardioides dongkuii genomic window, CGGTCCGGCGTGAAGCCGTGCTGCATCCCCCAGGCGACCGCCTGGGCTCGCCGGGTCACGCCGATCTTGCGGTAGCCGGTGCGGATGTAGGTCTTGACCGAGTTGATGCTGAGGTAGGAGCGGTCGGCGATCTCCTGGTTGCTCAAGCCCTGGGTGATCAGCGCGATCACCTCGGACTCGCGGGCCGTCAGCCCGTGGGCGCGGCCGGGCCAGGTGCCGCTCACCGTCTCCGCGAGCGAGGCGCGCTCCGGGACGATCCGCTCGCCGGCGTGCACCCGCTCCAGCGCGTCGACGATCCGGCCGGCGTCCAGCTCCTTGGAGAGGTACGCCGCGGCGCCGCGGGCGAGGGCCCGCTGGACGAGCGCGGGGTCGGTGTTCCAGCTGAAGACGACCACCTTCGCCTCGCCGCCCTCGGCGACCAGCTCCTCGAGGTCGATCCCGTCGCCCTGCACCTGCCCGAACGTGTCGTAGAGGATGACGTCGACGTCGCTCACCACCGGCATCCGGGCATCCATCTCGGCCACGACCACCCGGCCGGCGTACGGCTCCAGGAGCGCGGCGACCCCGGCGACCACGATCTCGTAGTCGTTCACCACCGCGACGCGGACGGGTCCTGGGCTCATGTGCGGAGCCTAGACCCGTCGCGCCGGCGTGTCCCGCCCGTGAGCAACGCCCCCGCGCGGTGGAATGGCCGCGGCCCCGCACAGTATGAGTGTGCGGGGCCGCTCACGTCCCGGGCCGGGCTCGCGTCAGTCCGCGGCGTACGCGTCGATCTCGGCGAGCAGCCGGGTCCGCACGTCGTCGGGGGCGAACGACGCCGTCACGGCCGTGCGCGCCAGGTCGGCGACCCCGGCCTCGTCGAGCTCGAGGAGCTCGGCGGCGATCTCGTACTCCCGGTTCAGCGTCGTGCCGAACATCGGCGGGTCGTCGGAGTTGACCGTGAGCGTCACGCCGGCGTCGCGGAAGGCCCGGATCGGGTGCTCCTCGAGCGTCGTGACCGCGCGGGTCGCGATGTTGGACGACGGGCACACCTCCAGCGGAACGCCGGTCTCGGCGAGGTGGGCGAGGAGCGCGGGGTCCTGCGCCGACGACGTGCCGTGCCCGATCCGCTCGGCGCCGAGCAGCCGGAGCGCGTCCCAGACGGTCTGCGGACCGGTGGTCTCCCCGGCGTGCGGGACGCTGCGGAGGCCCGCGGCCCGGGCCGCGTCGAAGTGCGGCTGGAACTGGGCGCGGCCCACGCCGACCTCCGGTCCGCCGAGGCCGAAGCCGACGAGCCCCTCGGGACGGTGCCGGACGGCGTACTCGAGCGTGGCGTCGGCCGCGGGGATCCCGGACTCGCCGGGGATGTCGTAGATCCAGCGCAGCACCAGGCCGAAGTCGCGCTCGGCCGCGAACCGGGCGTCCTCGATCGCCTCGGTGTAGGCCTCGATCGGCATGCCGACTCCCGGGGCGTCCGGCCGGACCGACGTGTACGGCGTGCAGGTGAGCTCGGCGTAGCGCAGCCGCTGCTCGGTCGCCATCTCGCGCGCGACCTCGTAGGTGAGGTAGCGGACGTCCTCCGGCGTGCGGATCAGCGCC contains:
- a CDS encoding adenosine deaminase, encoding MSRSISEFVRGLPKAELHVHHVGSASPRIVSELAARHPGTVPSDLDELRRFYEFRDFAHFIEVYLAVVALIRTPEDVRYLTYEVAREMATEQRLRYAELTCTPYTSVRPDAPGVGMPIEAYTEAIEDARFAAERDFGLVLRWIYDIPGESGIPAADATLEYAVRHRPEGLVGFGLGGPEVGVGRAQFQPHFDAARAAGLRSVPHAGETTGPQTVWDALRLLGAERIGHGTSSAQDPALLAHLAETGVPLEVCPSSNIATRAVTTLEEHPIRAFRDAGVTLTVNSDDPPMFGTTLNREYEIAAELLELDEAGVADLARTAVTASFAPDDVRTRLLAEIDAYAAD
- a CDS encoding LuxR C-terminal-related transcriptional regulator; this encodes MSPGPVRVAVVNDYEIVVAGVAALLEPYAGRVVVAEMDARMPVVSDVDVILYDTFGQVQGDGIDLEELVAEGGEAKVVVFSWNTDPALVQRALARGAAAYLSKELDAGRIVDALERVHAGERIVPERASLAETVSGTWPGRAHGLTARESEVIALITQGLSNQEIADRSYLSINSVKTYIRTGYRKIGVTRRAQAVAWGMQHGFTPDRSRLVGPQR